From Mya arenaria isolate MELC-2E11 chromosome 12, ASM2691426v1, the proteins below share one genomic window:
- the LOC128210327 gene encoding sphingolipid delta(4)-desaturase DES1-like isoform X1, with protein sequence MPQYKYDGLKKGVLLKGGRGTMETMNRFLRCASLRVKMLTAEDEWSYDEEPHSRRRKEILKAHPEIKELMGYDSNIAYIVIAEVIAQMVMSYVLMDASWSTVLICGYVIGGVLNHSLGSAIHEIGHNLAFGHGQPVKNRLLSIFCNVPIIAPMAISYKKYHADHHRYLGHEYQDVDIPTRLESFLFRRPITKIIWLIFHPLIHALRPFYKSPKPITGWEMINNAIQLIVNVLIIKVFGMKSFVYCLSGTLFGLGFHPLAGHFISEHYVFTETGQATMSYYGPLNFILFNVGYHIEHHDFPYIPYNKLPEVKKIAPEFYQQPYHTSWIKVLWDFIFDPSHGPQARSVGYHVNPNSKHAVNGVANGNGVKEVANGNGVNGVANSYGVHKATGHNGSIANGHAESAKTKSE encoded by the exons ATGCCTCAGTATAAGTATGATGGCTTGAAAAAAGGAGTTCTTTTAAAG GGCGGACGCGGCACCATGGAGACAATGAACAGATTCCTACGGTGTGCGAGCCTGCGCGTCAAGATGCTCACGGCTGAGGACGAGTGGTCGTATGACGAGGAGCCACATAGCCGCCGCCGGAAAGAAATTCTGAAGGCGCATCCGGAAATCAAGGAGCTCATGGGATACGATTCTAACATTGCTTACATTGTCATAGCGGAAGTCATTGCTCAGATGGTGATGTCTTATGTACTAATGGACGCCTCCTGGTCCACTGTGCTTATTTGCGGCTATGTCATAGGAGGTGTACTAAATCATTCATTAGGAAGTGCAATCCACGAAATAGGTCATAATTTAGCTTTTGGCCACGGCCAACCGGTGAAAAATAGACTCCTGAGCATATTTTGCAATGTACCGATCATTGCTCCAATGGctattagttataaaaaataccacGCTGACCACCACCGTTACCTAGGCCATGAATACCAAGACGTCGACATCCCAACCCGCCTAGAATCCTTCCTCTTCCGACGCCCAATCACCAAGATTATCTGGCTTATCTTCCACCCATTGATCCATGCCCTACGTCCTTTTTATAAGAGCCCAAAGCCCATCACTGGATGGGAAATGATCAACAATGCAATTCAATTAATCGTGAATGTCCTTATTATCAAAGTGTTCGGCATGAAATCGTTCGTGTACTGTCTTTCTGGCACCTTGTTTGGACTAGGGTTTCATCCATTGGCTGGGCACTTTATTTCGGAACATTACGTCTTTACAGAAACTGGGCAAGCCACCATGAGCTATTACGGACCACTCAATTTTATACTGTTTAACGTAGGATACCATATAGAACACCACGACTTTCCCTACATTCCATACAACAAGTTACCGGAAGTGAAAAAGATTGCGCCAGAATTTTATCAGCAACCCTACCATACTTCTTGGATAAAGGTGCTTTGGGATTTTATATTCGATCCCTCCCATGGTCCTCAGGCGCGCTCTGTTGGTTACCATGTCAACCCAAACAGCAAACACGCGGTCAATGGGGTTGCCAATGGTAACGGGGTCAAAGAGGTTGCCAATGGAAACGGGGTCAATGGGGTTGCCAATAGTTACGGTGTTCATAAGGCTACTGGACATAACGGATCTATAGCAAACGGTCATGCTGAAAGTGCGAAGACCAAGTCAGAATGA
- the LOC128210327 gene encoding sphingolipid delta(4)-desaturase DES1-like isoform X2, whose amino-acid sequence MLGGRGTMETMNRFLRCASLRVKMLTAEDEWSYDEEPHSRRRKEILKAHPEIKELMGYDSNIAYIVIAEVIAQMVMSYVLMDASWSTVLICGYVIGGVLNHSLGSAIHEIGHNLAFGHGQPVKNRLLSIFCNVPIIAPMAISYKKYHADHHRYLGHEYQDVDIPTRLESFLFRRPITKIIWLIFHPLIHALRPFYKSPKPITGWEMINNAIQLIVNVLIIKVFGMKSFVYCLSGTLFGLGFHPLAGHFISEHYVFTETGQATMSYYGPLNFILFNVGYHIEHHDFPYIPYNKLPEVKKIAPEFYQQPYHTSWIKVLWDFIFDPSHGPQARSVGYHVNPNSKHAVNGVANGNGVKEVANGNGVNGVANSYGVHKATGHNGSIANGHAESAKTKSE is encoded by the exons ATGTTG GGCGGACGCGGCACCATGGAGACAATGAACAGATTCCTACGGTGTGCGAGCCTGCGCGTCAAGATGCTCACGGCTGAGGACGAGTGGTCGTATGACGAGGAGCCACATAGCCGCCGCCGGAAAGAAATTCTGAAGGCGCATCCGGAAATCAAGGAGCTCATGGGATACGATTCTAACATTGCTTACATTGTCATAGCGGAAGTCATTGCTCAGATGGTGATGTCTTATGTACTAATGGACGCCTCCTGGTCCACTGTGCTTATTTGCGGCTATGTCATAGGAGGTGTACTAAATCATTCATTAGGAAGTGCAATCCACGAAATAGGTCATAATTTAGCTTTTGGCCACGGCCAACCGGTGAAAAATAGACTCCTGAGCATATTTTGCAATGTACCGATCATTGCTCCAATGGctattagttataaaaaataccacGCTGACCACCACCGTTACCTAGGCCATGAATACCAAGACGTCGACATCCCAACCCGCCTAGAATCCTTCCTCTTCCGACGCCCAATCACCAAGATTATCTGGCTTATCTTCCACCCATTGATCCATGCCCTACGTCCTTTTTATAAGAGCCCAAAGCCCATCACTGGATGGGAAATGATCAACAATGCAATTCAATTAATCGTGAATGTCCTTATTATCAAAGTGTTCGGCATGAAATCGTTCGTGTACTGTCTTTCTGGCACCTTGTTTGGACTAGGGTTTCATCCATTGGCTGGGCACTTTATTTCGGAACATTACGTCTTTACAGAAACTGGGCAAGCCACCATGAGCTATTACGGACCACTCAATTTTATACTGTTTAACGTAGGATACCATATAGAACACCACGACTTTCCCTACATTCCATACAACAAGTTACCGGAAGTGAAAAAGATTGCGCCAGAATTTTATCAGCAACCCTACCATACTTCTTGGATAAAGGTGCTTTGGGATTTTATATTCGATCCCTCCCATGGTCCTCAGGCGCGCTCTGTTGGTTACCATGTCAACCCAAACAGCAAACACGCGGTCAATGGGGTTGCCAATGGTAACGGGGTCAAAGAGGTTGCCAATGGAAACGGGGTCAATGGGGTTGCCAATAGTTACGGTGTTCATAAGGCTACTGGACATAACGGATCTATAGCAAACGGTCATGCTGAAAGTGCGAAGACCAAGTCAGAATGA
- the LOC128210327 gene encoding sphingolipid delta(4)-desaturase DES1-like isoform X3, protein METMNRFLRCASLRVKMLTAEDEWSYDEEPHSRRRKEILKAHPEIKELMGYDSNIAYIVIAEVIAQMVMSYVLMDASWSTVLICGYVIGGVLNHSLGSAIHEIGHNLAFGHGQPVKNRLLSIFCNVPIIAPMAISYKKYHADHHRYLGHEYQDVDIPTRLESFLFRRPITKIIWLIFHPLIHALRPFYKSPKPITGWEMINNAIQLIVNVLIIKVFGMKSFVYCLSGTLFGLGFHPLAGHFISEHYVFTETGQATMSYYGPLNFILFNVGYHIEHHDFPYIPYNKLPEVKKIAPEFYQQPYHTSWIKVLWDFIFDPSHGPQARSVGYHVNPNSKHAVNGVANGNGVKEVANGNGVNGVANSYGVHKATGHNGSIANGHAESAKTKSE, encoded by the coding sequence ATGGAGACAATGAACAGATTCCTACGGTGTGCGAGCCTGCGCGTCAAGATGCTCACGGCTGAGGACGAGTGGTCGTATGACGAGGAGCCACATAGCCGCCGCCGGAAAGAAATTCTGAAGGCGCATCCGGAAATCAAGGAGCTCATGGGATACGATTCTAACATTGCTTACATTGTCATAGCGGAAGTCATTGCTCAGATGGTGATGTCTTATGTACTAATGGACGCCTCCTGGTCCACTGTGCTTATTTGCGGCTATGTCATAGGAGGTGTACTAAATCATTCATTAGGAAGTGCAATCCACGAAATAGGTCATAATTTAGCTTTTGGCCACGGCCAACCGGTGAAAAATAGACTCCTGAGCATATTTTGCAATGTACCGATCATTGCTCCAATGGctattagttataaaaaataccacGCTGACCACCACCGTTACCTAGGCCATGAATACCAAGACGTCGACATCCCAACCCGCCTAGAATCCTTCCTCTTCCGACGCCCAATCACCAAGATTATCTGGCTTATCTTCCACCCATTGATCCATGCCCTACGTCCTTTTTATAAGAGCCCAAAGCCCATCACTGGATGGGAAATGATCAACAATGCAATTCAATTAATCGTGAATGTCCTTATTATCAAAGTGTTCGGCATGAAATCGTTCGTGTACTGTCTTTCTGGCACCTTGTTTGGACTAGGGTTTCATCCATTGGCTGGGCACTTTATTTCGGAACATTACGTCTTTACAGAAACTGGGCAAGCCACCATGAGCTATTACGGACCACTCAATTTTATACTGTTTAACGTAGGATACCATATAGAACACCACGACTTTCCCTACATTCCATACAACAAGTTACCGGAAGTGAAAAAGATTGCGCCAGAATTTTATCAGCAACCCTACCATACTTCTTGGATAAAGGTGCTTTGGGATTTTATATTCGATCCCTCCCATGGTCCTCAGGCGCGCTCTGTTGGTTACCATGTCAACCCAAACAGCAAACACGCGGTCAATGGGGTTGCCAATGGTAACGGGGTCAAAGAGGTTGCCAATGGAAACGGGGTCAATGGGGTTGCCAATAGTTACGGTGTTCATAAGGCTACTGGACATAACGGATCTATAGCAAACGGTCATGCTGAAAGTGCGAAGACCAAGTCAGAATGA